The Bacteroidota bacterium genome segment TTTTTCGATAGAACAATATCCAATACCCTGTCACCGAACATCGTTTTCATAGTCACTCCATATTCAATGTCGAAACCTTCTTTTTCAAGCAAAGTACCCAAATCTTTTTCAAACGTCTTTCCATTTTCATAGTTGATCTTGACTTGAGGGACTGTGCTTGTGGAAGTATTAATTCCCGGTAGTGCCTTGCCATCACCGACCTTATTTTTCGGGGTTGGAGTTACGAGTTTTGTGTTATTAGCTGGGCCTTTTGCCGGAACGGTGACTGAACCTGTGTTGGTTGTCAACTTGTAGCCAAAAAGAGGTTTTACAGCTACAGGTGATGGAGAATAAGCACCAGTAAATCTCGCAATTGGTTTCTCATTGCCTTTTAATATTTCGCCTTTGACACCGCCAAGAGAATAAAACGCAGCTTCATTGACTCCCTCCCATACCTGCATCGGCGTTGAAATTGGATGAAATTTTTCTGGATCATTTCCGGCTGCAACCCACTTATCATAGTTTTGACGATTCTTAATCGCGTAGGCCTTGTCTTGTGATGCCCACCTTTCACCTGCGCTTTGGCTACCCCAATTCTCAAGCCAAGCGTCTTCTACATCTTGTTGTTCTCCTAAATGATCTACGTTGATTTCACATCGAGTTGCGTAAACTCTCCGATCCAGTTCTCTATCAGTTGCCTCCACCGCGCCTCTAGTGGTCATACCATGATCATCGCGGGTAATGGCTGGCTTCGCCAAATTTGCAGGTGGCTTTGACTTTTCTTGACCACCCCCCGGCGCCAACCCATCCACATCCACCAAAACCACTGGATTATTAGCCGCATAACAATTCGGCGAAGAATCTGGCATAGACCCAGCCAACGGATCAAGACTTACAAACCGACAAGTCCAAGGCGCATAATACCGAGCCCCATAGTAATACAACCCACTTTCCTCATCCCGCTCCTTCCCATTGTACCGATACCGCTTGATCAAATAGCTCCCAAACGATGTCTCTCCAAACGGAAAATACTCTTCCCGATTTATCAAAGAACCAGCTTCACTCAAGGTAAACGAAGCATTCCCAAGGTGGTCTTCAAGATTGTACTTAACCTCATCGGCAATACCATTCTCGACCTTAATCCTTGCAACTCGCGAACGCCCGTCCATGACGTGAATCTCATTGTATTCATCGTCAACGGTGTTGGTGCCGTCCAGCGTGTAAAGATATTCAAAACCCCCATCAATGTAAACGGTGACCTCCTTCAAGGATGCAGATTTCCGCACCACTTTTTTCACGCGGTTACCGCCAGCGTCGTAATAGTAGGCCGCGGTGGTAGTCCCTTCCGCAAAACCCCGAAGTTGGTCGGCAAAGTCCCACTCAAATGACCGTCCAGCGCCTTCTGTGAGCATATTCCCATTGTCGTCGAAGGTATAATTGACCACAGTCCCAGCATACTCAATGTCCGTTGCCAAGTTGCTCAGTTCGAATGGGGTGCTAGACGCAGAGTTAAAAACCCGATGGAACTGATTCCCAGTGCCGCCATGGTGGTACAGGTCAAGCATGTTGCCCAGCTTATCATAGGTGTATTCGCGATAATAGGCGACCGTGCCACCTGCGGAAGTGTCGGGTGTCGGTCTGAAATTGGGATCCGAAGTGCTCACATGGGACCCAGCCTCACGACCAGTTGCATAGATCAACCGATACAGTGCATCATACGCGAAGATGCGAATCAGTTCATCTGGATTGGTCGCATTGGTCCCACCCACAGCACATTCGGTCGTCTTGTCCACCATCCCCACGATGTTTCCGGCAAGGTCGTACGTGTAGGCGCAGTCTTGCTTGGTAGTGCCGGAGCTTGGGGTATAGGTAAGAGAAGACAAAGTGAATGCCTCGGTCTTCTGTCTCAACAGCCTGAAATTGACCGGGTTCCCGATGCTCGGGACAGGCTCCGGCATGGCGCGTCATCAAGCCACATCCGAGCACGGATAGAATCTTCTGACCCTTGGCGTTGTAGGCGATCCGACTTACGTAGGTGTCGCTGTCCAGCATAATTACTGTCATCGCCCCGGCCCGATTGTAAGTCGGCGTGACAAGCTTGCGACTGCTGTTGACGTCCATCGGAAGTTCGATCGACACAGGCCTTCCGAGCGCATCATATTCTATGTCAGTGCGGTAGCTGCCTTCCAACATCGTGCTTTCATACAAGCAAGATGTCCCG includes the following:
- a CDS encoding RHS repeat-associated core domain-containing protein, which codes for MRQKTEAFTLSSLTYTPSSGTTKQDCAYTYDLAGNIVGMVDKTTECAVGGTNATNPDELIRIFAYDALYRLIYATGREAGSHVSTSDPNFRPTPDTSAGGTVAYYREYTYDKLGNMLDLYHHGGTGNQFHRVFNSASSTPFELSNLATDIEYAGTVVNYTFDDNGNMLTEGAGRSFEWDFADQLRGFAEGTTTAAYYYDAGGNRVKKVVRKSASLKEVTVYIDGGFEYLYTLDGTNTVDDEYNEIHVMDGRSRVARIKVENGIADEVKYNLEDHLGNASFTLSEAGSLINREEYFPFGETSFGSYLIKRYRYNGKERDEESGLYYYGARYYAPWTCRFVSLDPLAGSMPDSSPNCYAANNPVVLVDVDGLAPGGGQEKSKPPANLAKPAITRDDHGMTTRGAVEATDRELDRRVYATRCEINVDHLGEQQDVEDAWLENWGSQSAGERWASQDKAYAIKNRQNYDKWVAAGNDPEKFHPISTPMQVWEGVNEAAFYSLGGVKGEILKGNEKPIARFTGAYSPSPVAVKPLFGYKLTTNTGSVTVPAKGPANNTKLVTPTPKNKVGDGKALPGINTSTSTVPQVKINYENGKTFEKDLGTLLEKEGFDIEYGVTMKTMFGDRVLDIVLSKNGQRVGAIECKTGNSPHTVDQRNKDWAIKEQYGLDVVLIRKPNNW